One Pseudomonadota bacterium DNA segment encodes these proteins:
- a CDS encoding GNAT family N-acetyltransferase encodes MQIAPYAGHERDADAIVAAWNAAMGETFPLDVRLWRQNTDDDPHHDPGGLFVAREGETCVGFVRARVARVPLGLQPSPPGRGWISAIAVAPTHQRRGVGRQLLQRAETWLRKQGAREVRLGGDPGHFFPGVPSTQSAGRAFFEATGYTAVGDVCFDLAADIEGFRVPALVDRIMSRNLHFRVSECSTRTVPALLEFLRQTFPGRWLYETQLRLEAERSPQDIQVLTIGSRVVGFAHTFHNRSRRLGPSVYWRGLLGPAFGGLGPMGVAADVRNSGLGYVLLCESVERLRKMGVGRMAIDWTVLTRFYGAAGFKPWKEYQAFERVLD; translated from the coding sequence GTGCAGATCGCCCCCTACGCGGGTCACGAGCGCGACGCTGACGCCATCGTTGCGGCCTGGAATGCCGCGATGGGGGAGACGTTTCCACTTGATGTGCGCCTCTGGCGCCAGAACACCGACGACGATCCCCACCACGATCCAGGCGGGCTGTTCGTTGCGCGAGAGGGGGAGACGTGCGTGGGTTTCGTTCGCGCTCGCGTCGCGCGCGTTCCCCTCGGGCTTCAGCCCTCCCCCCCCGGTCGAGGTTGGATCAGTGCCATCGCCGTCGCGCCCACCCACCAGAGAAGAGGGGTGGGGCGTCAGCTTCTGCAGCGCGCAGAGACGTGGCTCCGCAAACAGGGCGCGAGAGAGGTTCGTCTCGGGGGAGATCCGGGGCACTTCTTTCCGGGCGTACCGTCGACGCAGAGCGCGGGTCGCGCCTTCTTCGAAGCCACCGGCTACACTGCCGTAGGCGACGTCTGCTTCGATCTGGCGGCAGACATCGAGGGGTTTCGCGTTCCGGCGCTGGTCGACCGGATCATGTCGCGAAACCTGCACTTTCGGGTCTCGGAGTGCTCGACGCGCACGGTTCCCGCGCTGCTCGAATTTCTCCGCCAGACGTTTCCCGGGCGCTGGCTGTATGAGACCCAGCTTCGCCTGGAGGCAGAGCGATCGCCGCAAGACATCCAGGTTCTCACCATCGGGAGCCGGGTCGTCGGATTTGCGCACACCTTCCACAACCGCTCGCGGCGTCTGGGCCCCAGTGTCTATTGGCGCGGTCTCCTCGGTCCCGCGTTTGGCGGCCTCGGCCCCATGGGCGTGGCGGCCGATGTTCGCAACTCAGGTCTCGGATACGTGCTTCTGTGCGAGTCTGTCGAGCGCTTGCGCAAGATGGGGGTCGGGCGCATGGCCATCGATTGGACCGTGCTCACCCGCTTCTACGGGGCTGCTGGGTTCAAGCCGTGGAAGGAATACCAGGCCTTCGAGCGCGTTCTGGACTGA